In the genome of Tripterygium wilfordii isolate XIE 37 chromosome 19, ASM1340144v1, whole genome shotgun sequence, one region contains:
- the LOC119986225 gene encoding CASP-like protein 2A1, whose translation MAEKREKGNGHVDVEEGSTSSCFRTTETLLRMVPMGLCVAALVVMLKNSQTNDFGSISYSDLGAFRYLVHANGICAGYSLLSAAIAAMPRPSTMSRAWTFFILDQLLTYLILGAVSVSTEVLYLAYKGDAAITWSAACGSFGAYCNKATASVVITFVVVAFYAVLSLISSYKLFSKYDAPVYFPSKGIEIAGFQG comes from the exons ATGgcagagaagagagaaaaaggaaatggcCATGTTGATGTTGAGGAGGGTAGTACCTCCTCTTGCTTTAGAACCACAGAGACTCTGCTTCGTATGGTGCCGATGGGTTTATGCGTAGCTGCTCTTGTGGTGATGCTCAAGAACTCTCAGACTAATGACTTCGGATCAATCTCCTACTCTGATCTTGGTGCTTTCAG GTACTTGGTGCATGCCAATGGCATTTGTGCTGGATATTCACTACTTTCTGCAGCAATTGCTGCCATGCCTCGCCCGTCCACAATGTCTCGAGCCTGGACTTTCTTTATCCTTGATCAG TTGTTGACATACCTAATTCTGGGGGCGGTATCTGTGTCGACGGAGGTGTTATACCTGGCATACAAAGGAGATGCAGCCATCACATGGAGTGCAGCTTGTGGGTCGTTTGGTGCATACTGCAACAAGGCAACAGCATCGGTGGTCATAACGTTTGTTGTGGTAGCCTTCTATGCAGTGCTGTCTCTCATATCATCCTATAAACTCTTCAGCAAATATGATGCACCTGTGTACTTCCCAAGTAAaggaattgaaattgctggTTTTCAGGGCTGA